Below is a window of Candidatus Nanosynbacter sp. HMT-352 DNA.
TCGCCAATCTCTACAACAAGCCAGAGATGGATTACTACGTTTGGGACAGTAAGAAGACGGGTCAGGCGCGTGAGTTTGCCACGAACGATACCTTGCAGATTATGGTGATTACCATTGATAGCTTTGCCAAGGCACAGAATGTGATGAATCGGCAGAGTGACTATGGCCGGCCACTCGACTTTATTAAGGCTACTCACCCGGTAGTTATTCTCGACGAGCCGCAGAATATGGAGACGGACATACGGCGGAATGCTATTGATAGTCTTAATCCACTGTGTACGTTGCGCTATAGTGCCACGCACAAGCACTTATACAATTTGCTTTATCGGCTGACTCCAGTCGATGCCTACGATAAAGGCCTAGTCAAGAAGATCGAGGTGCATAGTGTCCAGAGTGAGGATAATTATAATGATGCGTACATCAATGTATTGTCGCTAGAGCGCCAGTCGAAGACTCGTTCGTTTGCTAAAATTGAAGTAGATGCGAGTGACGAGTATGGCTTGCAGCGCAAGATCATCAAGGTGTTTCCGGGCGACGATTTGGAGGCAAAGACGGGACGTTCGGTCTACGCTGGCTACTATATCGAGTCAATCAATCACGGTGATAATTGCGTGGAGTTTAGTAATGGTAAGGTAGTTTACGTTGGTCAGCGCGATGAAAGATTGCATGATGATATTATCAAGCGGCAGATTGAACTGACGATTGATGATCATTTTGATAAACAGCGCCGACTGGGGAGTAGCGTCAAAGTGCTGAGTCTATTCTTTATCGATAAGGTCATGAACTATCGCGAATATACGGCGAATGGTGCCAGTAAGGGTAAGTTTGCTAAGTGGTTTGAGGAAGCCTACATCAAAGTCTCGTCTAAACCAAAATATGCCGGCGTCATGGATAATTTATCAGCAAGTGAGGTTCATAATGGTTACTTTGCGGCAGGCAAGAGTGGTCAGTGGAAAGATTCTCGTGACACCAAGGGTGAGGGTGGACGGACGAAGGACGATGATACGGCATATACCTTAATCATGAAGGATAAAGAAAGACTGCTGGATATAAATGAGCCGCTACGGTTTATCTTTAGCCACTCGGCGCTGCGCGAAGGCTGGGATAACCCCAACGTTTTTCAGATTTGTACGCTTAACGAAACGTCGAGCCAAATGAAAAAGCGCCAAGAAATCGGACGAGGACTGCGTCTGCCGGTCAATATTGATGGACAACGAGTGTATGATGATAGTGTCAATGTGTTAACGGTAGTGGCTAATGAAAGTTATGCAGAGTTTAGCCGGAAGCTTCAGACGGAGATTGAGGAAGAGACCGGTATCCACTTCGGCGGACGAATCAAGAATCGTGATAATCGGCGACCTGTCAGGTTTCAGAAATCACGGGCGCTTGATCCGGCCTTTAAGGAATTATGGGATAAAATTAAGCATAAGACGACTTATCGGGTGACAATTGATACAGAGAAGTTAGTAACGGAGGCGGCTAATGAATTAGCGCAGGTCACTATTAGCAAACCGCACATTGCTGATACTAAAACACTGATTGACTCGATGAATAATGACAGCGGTTTTATGGTGCGCGAGACCGGCTTTAACGCCTATGCGGCACGCCAAACTGAAGTTAAGATACCGAATTTATTAGCGGATATTCAGCGCCAGACACAAATGACCCGCCGGGTGATATTTGATGTGCTTGATCAGGCGGGGATGTTTGAGCAGATTGCTATTAATCCACAGCAGGTTATTGATGAGACGGCTCGGGCGATTAATCGGGTGAAGCAGCGCTTGGCAATTGACGGTGTTAAATATCACAGAACGGGTGAGCATTATGACATGACGTTGTTTGAGAATAGTGAATTACAGACATACCTGTATGATGCAGCGATGAAGAGTGGGGCAGTTGCAGTGACCGACCTGGCAAAAACCATCTACGATTATGTGGCGGTTGATTCGGAAGTTGAGCGTGAATTCATGCAGTCGCTGGAGGATAATGCTGATGTGAAATTCTATATTAAGCTACCAAGTTGGTTCAAAATTGATACCCCGGTCGGTAAGTATAATCCAGATTGGGCG
It encodes the following:
- a CDS encoding restriction endonuclease; its protein translation is MKLKFDSNQQYQLDAIQAVVDIFAGQPADSDGATCHMDQNGQLSLEATIAKGNSLTLDIVQIIKNTHKIQEKNDIEKSETKEGGFSFPTNFPLETSEKSLKYGMNFSIEMETGTGKTYVYLRTIHELHQCYDWKKFIIVVPSVAIREGVLKNLAITREHFANLYNKPEMDYYVWDSKKTGQAREFATNDTLQIMVITIDSFAKAQNVMNRQSDYGRPLDFIKATHPVVILDEPQNMETDIRRNAIDSLNPLCTLRYSATHKHLYNLLYRLTPVDAYDKGLVKKIEVHSVQSEDNYNDAYINVLSLERQSKTRSFAKIEVDASDEYGLQRKIIKVFPGDDLEAKTGRSVYAGYYIESINHGDNCVEFSNGKVVYVGQRDERLHDDIIKRQIELTIDDHFDKQRRLGSSVKVLSLFFIDKVMNYREYTANGASKGKFAKWFEEAYIKVSSKPKYAGVMDNLSASEVHNGYFAAGKSGQWKDSRDTKGEGGRTKDDDTAYTLIMKDKERLLDINEPLRFIFSHSALREGWDNPNVFQICTLNETSSQMKKRQEIGRGLRLPVNIDGQRVYDDSVNVLTVVANESYAEFSRKLQTEIEEETGIHFGGRIKNRDNRRPVRFQKSRALDPAFKELWDKIKHKTTYRVTIDTEKLVTEAANELAQVTISKPHIADTKTLIDSMNNDSGFMVRETGFNAYAARQTEVKIPNLLADIQRQTQMTRRVIFDVLDQAGMFEQIAINPQQVIDETARAINRVKQRLAIDGVKYHRTGEHYDMTLFENSELQTYLYDAAMKSGAVAVTDLAKTIYDYVAVDSEVEREFMQSLEDNADVKFYIKLPSWFKIDTPVGKYNPDWAVAFDGDKRIYFVAETKGSDDINDNHLSVNERGKITAARQHFAEINVPYAAPVRSLRQALTMVGDGNCDT